In Halobaculum limi, one DNA window encodes the following:
- a CDS encoding MFS transporter, translated as MQRPSLDAVRGFDRAVYIVAAGQLINVFGAGIVYPFATVHFHLQVGIALSVVGFGLGAKSVCSAGGTAIGGFLADVIGRKPVMVAAMALSALALAAFAFVPTLAAAVPASVTSLTGVSALGVAFVGVCVVSGFVGGLYTPASHAMTADLTDAGERDRGYALLKVANNAGFGAGFVVGGLLYSVASVAVFVADGVTSGIVALVILLFVPRVARDGESENEDGTGDDEAASGVFTAWWRAATRPRVLALAGLNVGFAVMYAQMQTTVPVVAKEGLGLTAAQLGTLYVVNPLTIVILQLPLVSAVGGWRRTRGLVVSAALWAVSMLAAWGADTMVLPADAGLTTPVVLVGVALVGGHLFVRTVGEILHAPLASALMSDLGTTAERGTQLSILEVAKRLGIGVGSFVGGVFFDYGLSTLLWPTLVAVCGVVVVGLLAFERSVTPRENGARGDATAATAGGD; from the coding sequence GTGCAACGGCCGTCGCTCGATGCGGTTCGCGGGTTCGACAGGGCCGTCTACATCGTCGCGGCGGGCCAACTCATCAACGTGTTCGGCGCGGGCATCGTCTACCCGTTCGCGACGGTCCACTTCCACCTGCAGGTAGGTATCGCGCTGTCTGTCGTCGGCTTCGGTCTCGGCGCGAAGAGTGTCTGCTCGGCCGGCGGAACCGCGATCGGCGGCTTTCTCGCCGACGTCATCGGCCGGAAGCCGGTGATGGTCGCGGCGATGGCGCTGTCGGCGCTCGCACTCGCGGCGTTCGCGTTCGTCCCGACACTCGCGGCGGCCGTCCCCGCGTCGGTCACCTCGCTCACGGGTGTCTCTGCGCTCGGCGTTGCGTTCGTCGGTGTCTGTGTGGTCTCCGGGTTCGTCGGCGGTCTCTACACGCCCGCGAGCCACGCGATGACCGCGGACCTGACCGACGCCGGCGAACGCGACCGCGGATACGCCCTCCTGAAGGTCGCGAACAACGCTGGCTTCGGTGCGGGCTTCGTCGTCGGCGGCCTCCTGTACTCAGTCGCGTCCGTCGCCGTCTTCGTCGCCGACGGCGTCACTTCCGGTATCGTCGCGCTGGTCATCCTCCTGTTCGTTCCGCGCGTTGCACGCGACGGGGAGTCCGAGAACGAGGACGGAACAGGCGACGACGAGGCCGCTTCCGGCGTGTTCACAGCGTGGTGGCGGGCGGCTACTCGCCCGCGTGTCTTGGCGCTCGCGGGCCTCAACGTCGGTTTCGCCGTGATGTACGCACAGATGCAGACGACCGTCCCCGTCGTCGCGAAGGAGGGTTTGGGGCTGACGGCCGCACAACTGGGGACGCTGTACGTCGTCAACCCGCTCACTATCGTCATCCTGCAACTCCCGCTCGTCAGCGCCGTCGGCGGGTGGCGTCGCACCCGCGGGCTGGTCGTCTCGGCGGCGTTGTGGGCGGTGTCGATGCTCGCGGCGTGGGGGGCAGACACGATGGTTCTCCCCGCCGATGCGGGCCTCACCACGCCCGTCGTCCTCGTTGGCGTCGCTCTCGTCGGCGGCCACCTGTTCGTCCGCACGGTCGGGGAGATACTCCACGCGCCGCTGGCATCGGCGCTGATGTCCGACCTGGGGACGACTGCCGAGCGTGGCACGCAGTTGTCGATACTGGAGGTCGCGAAACGCCTCGGCATCGGCGTGGGGTCGTTCGTTGGCGGCGTGTTCTTCGACTACGGCCTCTCGACGCTGCTGTGGCCGACGCTCGTCGCCGTCTGTGGCGTCGTCGTCGTCGGCCTCCTCGCGTTCGAGCGGTCGGTGACGCCGCGAGAGAACGGTGCCCGCGGCGACGCCACGGCGGCGACTGCGGGCGGCGATTGA
- a CDS encoding NAD(P)-dependent alcohol dehydrogenase produces MRSAVLTPDLEFRIKERQRPDPDPGEVLVRVDAVGVCGSDVHYWRHGRIGDYVVEDDLVLGHESAGEVVDTGDDVTDFAAGDRVALEPGVPCGECRHCRSGAYNRCPEVEFMATPPDDGALCEYVAWPADFAYRLPDSVSTVAGALCEPLSVGIHACRRGGVGVGDSLLVTGAGPIGDAAVAAGGAAGATDVTVTDVVDTKLDRVRERGATRTLRGDETDVPEAVRSATGDGVDVAIEASGSTAGLADAVESVRPGGTVVLVGLPGEREVPVDVHRLIDRELDVRGSFRYRDTYPTAIDLLDTGRVDLASTVDATYALDDVAAAFERATDPETVKVVVEP; encoded by the coding sequence ATGCGATCTGCCGTCCTCACTCCCGACCTGGAGTTCCGCATCAAGGAGCGCCAACGCCCCGACCCCGACCCCGGTGAGGTCCTCGTCCGCGTCGACGCCGTCGGCGTCTGCGGGTCGGACGTCCACTACTGGCGTCACGGACGCATCGGTGACTACGTCGTCGAAGACGACCTCGTCCTCGGCCACGAGTCGGCGGGTGAGGTCGTCGACACCGGCGACGACGTGACCGACTTCGCCGCCGGCGACCGCGTCGCCCTCGAACCGGGCGTTCCCTGCGGCGAGTGTCGACACTGTCGGTCGGGCGCGTACAACCGCTGTCCGGAGGTGGAGTTTATGGCGACGCCGCCGGACGATGGGGCGCTCTGTGAGTACGTCGCGTGGCCCGCCGACTTCGCGTACCGACTCCCCGATTCGGTGTCGACGGTCGCCGGGGCGCTGTGTGAACCGCTCTCTGTCGGCATTCACGCGTGTCGACGCGGTGGTGTCGGCGTCGGCGACTCGCTACTCGTCACTGGCGCGGGGCCAATCGGCGACGCGGCGGTAGCGGCCGGCGGTGCGGCGGGTGCGACGGACGTGACGGTGACGGACGTCGTCGACACAAAACTCGATCGAGTCCGTGAGCGAGGGGCGACGCGCACCCTGCGCGGCGACGAGACGGACGTGCCCGAGGCGGTTCGGTCGGCGACCGGCGACGGCGTCGACGTCGCTATCGAGGCGTCGGGGTCGACGGCCGGCCTCGCGGACGCCGTCGAGAGCGTCCGTCCGGGCGGGACGGTCGTCCTCGTCGGCCTCCCGGGCGAGCGCGAGGTTCCGGTTGACGTCCACCGACTCATCGACCGCGAACTCGACGTTCGCGGGTCGTTCCGCTACCGCGACACCTACCCTACAGCAATCGATCTGCTCGACACGGGCCGCGTCGACCTCGCGAGCACCGTCGACGCTACCTACGCGCTCGACGACGTCGCGGCGGCGTTCGAGCGTGCGACCGACCCGGAGACGGTGAAAGTCGTCGTCGAACCCTGA
- a CDS encoding DHH family phosphoesterase: MASPHELLELLEEGDEINIVCHNNPDPDCLASALALGRIAAAAGIDERRILYSGDISHQQNRAFVNILGIDLTPFEGSTIRDRPPGSILAFVDHSVPGENNPVPTDTPVDIVIDHHPAEGVEARFVESREEVGAAATILTDYIRTLDVDLDADLATALLFAIRSDTLDFLRGATAAEYDAAEFLHEYADYEMIRQLSTPSVTGGTVDAISTAIDNRRTYGAVLLSHVGRTTERDAIPQAVDYLVRLEGVETAIVFGVVRGTVQISARSPDARVHVGNVLRTAFEDVGSCGGHHDMAGGEIPLGILGDYESDDDQLLEILEEVITARLFAELNLSDGSGDSGSE, translated from the coding sequence ATGGCATCTCCGCACGAACTCCTCGAACTCCTCGAGGAGGGTGACGAGATCAACATCGTCTGCCACAACAACCCGGACCCGGACTGCCTCGCCAGCGCCCTCGCGTTGGGTCGGATCGCGGCCGCCGCCGGCATCGACGAACGGCGCATCCTCTACAGCGGCGACATCTCCCACCAGCAGAACCGGGCGTTCGTCAACATCCTCGGCATCGATCTCACGCCGTTCGAGGGGTCGACGATACGAGACCGGCCGCCCGGGTCGATCCTCGCGTTCGTCGACCACTCGGTGCCGGGCGAGAACAACCCCGTTCCGACGGACACGCCGGTCGACATCGTGATCGACCACCATCCCGCCGAGGGAGTCGAGGCGCGGTTCGTCGAGAGCCGCGAGGAGGTCGGCGCTGCCGCGACCATCCTGACCGACTACATCCGCACGCTCGACGTCGACCTCGACGCTGACCTCGCGACCGCGCTCCTGTTCGCGATTCGTTCGGACACGCTCGACTTCCTGCGCGGGGCGACCGCTGCCGAGTACGACGCGGCGGAGTTCCTGCACGAGTACGCGGACTACGAGATGATCCGACAGCTCTCGACCCCGTCGGTCACCGGCGGAACCGTCGACGCCATCTCGACCGCCATCGACAACCGGCGGACGTACGGGGCGGTCCTCCTCTCACACGTCGGGCGAACCACCGAACGTGACGCGATCCCACAGGCCGTCGATTACCTCGTCCGGTTGGAAGGAGTCGAGACGGCCATCGTCTTCGGCGTCGTCCGCGGTACGGTCCAGATCAGCGCCCGATCACCCGATGCACGGGTCCACGTCGGCAACGTCCTGCGCACGGCGTTCGAGGACGTCGGGAGTTGCGGTGGGCACCACGATATGGCGGGCGGCGAGATTCCGCTCGGCATCCTCGGCGACTACGAGTCCGACGACGACCAGTTGCTCGAGATACTCGAGGAAGTGATCACCGCGCGACTGTTCGCAGAACTCAATCTCTCCGACGGGTCCGGCGATTCGGGGTCCGAGTGA
- a CDS encoding acyl-CoA dehydrogenase family protein, whose translation MNTDLGLLDESVVPEHARAVKQEAREFAEEHIAPVAEEHFRADDYPWEVLEAGQEAGLVGQDIPEEYGGRGFDIYEMLALAEEFYRADAGIGLTLMLASFGNELVYDYGNEQQCEEYVRPVAEGEQISGLAVSEPQTGSDLAGMTTKAEKVDGGYEITGEKYWVGNAVEGDWLTVYAKTGDSDDRYGNYSCFIVETDRDGYEAEHIPEKMGMRASKQGHIVMEDCFVPEENLVGTEGGGFYMLADFFNHGRVVVGGHGLGLAAAAIEEAWEFVHDREAFNRSISDFQSVQHDLADMRTEFEAARSLNWRAAEKLANHEDAGLWAAMAKLNSTEMAVDVAERGMQLHGGRSVLTERRIARVYRDVRIPVIYEGASEVQRNLVYRQSK comes from the coding sequence ATGAACACCGACCTCGGTCTGTTGGACGAATCGGTCGTTCCCGAACACGCCCGCGCGGTCAAACAGGAGGCCCGCGAGTTCGCAGAAGAACACATCGCGCCGGTCGCGGAAGAACACTTCCGCGCGGACGACTATCCGTGGGAGGTGCTCGAGGCCGGGCAGGAGGCCGGCCTCGTCGGACAGGACATCCCCGAGGAGTACGGCGGCCGCGGCTTCGACATCTACGAGATGCTGGCGCTCGCAGAGGAGTTCTACCGCGCCGACGCGGGCATCGGCCTGACGCTGATGCTCGCCTCCTTCGGCAACGAACTCGTCTACGACTACGGGAACGAGCAGCAGTGTGAGGAGTACGTCCGCCCCGTCGCCGAGGGCGAGCAGATATCCGGCCTTGCAGTGTCCGAACCGCAGACAGGCTCCGACCTCGCGGGGATGACGACGAAAGCCGAGAAGGTCGACGGCGGCTACGAGATCACCGGCGAGAAGTACTGGGTCGGCAACGCCGTCGAAGGCGACTGGCTCACCGTGTACGCCAAGACTGGTGACTCCGACGACCGCTACGGCAACTACTCGTGTTTCATCGTCGAGACGGACCGCGACGGCTACGAGGCCGAGCACATCCCTGAGAAGATGGGGATGCGCGCGTCCAAGCAGGGCCACATCGTGATGGAAGACTGCTTCGTGCCCGAGGAGAACCTCGTCGGCACGGAGGGCGGCGGCTTCTACATGCTCGCGGACTTCTTCAACCACGGCCGCGTCGTCGTCGGCGGGCACGGTCTCGGCCTCGCCGCGGCGGCCATCGAAGAGGCGTGGGAGTTCGTCCACGACCGCGAGGCGTTCAACCGCTCCATCTCCGACTTCCAGTCCGTCCAGCACGACCTAGCAGATATGCGGACCGAGTTCGAGGCCGCTCGCTCGCTCAACTGGCGGGCGGCGGAGAAACTGGCGAACCACGAGGACGCCGGCCTGTGGGCGGCGATGGCGAAGCTCAACTCGACGGAGATGGCCGTCGACGTCGCCGAACGCGGGATGCAACTCCACGGCGGCCGCTCCGTCCTGACCGAACGGCGCATCGCCCGCGTCTACCGCGACGTTCGCATCCCCGTCATTTACGAAGGCGCGAGCGAGGTCCAGCGCAACCTCGTCTACCGGCAGTCGAAGTAA
- a CDS encoding class I adenylate-forming enzyme family protein yields the protein MGGMRDWLSHRVAATPDAEALVLAATGETLTYADLDARVEALASRLAGLGIVPGDHLAVVLGNRAEYVVLVHAAMRLGVRIVPCSDRLTAAELRPKLDAADATALVCGADTETVAVEAALDRAAPSAESDEADATETGWRTEDGFQPARIADEDIEEDAGGPATPRPHVPVVSVDTPEDDRVVDIDAAPDGSVPSVRWGRGDHLLMLFTSGSTGDPKLVPLTMGNVLASATASAFRLGVLPDDRYLATLSLHHTGGIMPLYRAALYGTSVVLRRKFDAGAAVDDIRRYEATGVSLVPTMLKRMLDARGTLPDSLRTVLLGGAPAPDALIERCRNYSVPVHPTWGMTEAASQLATAPPDEAFAQVGTVGRPLLWVDVAVCDADGTPLPTGETGELVVAGPAIADAYYDDPEATAAAFTDGGALRTGDVGYRDEDGFIYLLNRLDDRIITGGENVEPGEVAATLREHAGIAEAVVVGIPDEEWGERVAAMVVADDPDLTTEDVEAFCRERLAGFKIPRTIAFADELPRTVSGTVRRPEVRDRLVAAQSDDATATADVRDDGQPADIDPSGIEETDAQEAVAEETDAEEVDAKETDAEEVDAKETDAQEAEAAAQEAEVEQEANVDPGAGSDLGSETVDEADIAVDAEADAEVDPSSDDSDSEGSESTPEMTAEDVDESVSLDEEEADDSEAVGDEDGESDEDDEE from the coding sequence ATGGGAGGCATGCGCGATTGGCTCTCCCACCGTGTGGCGGCGACGCCCGACGCGGAGGCACTCGTCCTCGCGGCCACCGGGGAGACGCTCACCTACGCCGACCTCGACGCCCGCGTCGAGGCGTTGGCGTCTCGACTCGCGGGACTTGGTATCGTCCCCGGCGACCACCTCGCAGTCGTCCTCGGCAACCGCGCGGAGTACGTCGTCCTCGTCCACGCCGCGATGCGTCTCGGCGTTCGGATCGTCCCGTGTTCCGACCGCCTCACCGCCGCGGAACTCAGACCGAAACTCGACGCCGCCGACGCGACGGCACTCGTCTGTGGAGCCGACACCGAGACGGTCGCCGTCGAGGCGGCGCTGGATCGAGCAGCGCCCTCCGCCGAGAGCGACGAAGCGGACGCGACGGAGACTGGCTGGCGGACCGAGGACGGATTTCAGCCCGCACGCATCGCCGACGAGGACATCGAGGAGGACGCTGGCGGCCCGGCCACACCTCGCCCGCACGTGCCGGTCGTCTCGGTTGACACGCCCGAGGACGACCGCGTGGTCGACATCGACGCGGCGCCGGACGGGTCGGTGCCGTCCGTCCGGTGGGGGCGGGGTGACCATCTGTTGATGCTGTTCACGTCGGGGTCGACCGGCGACCCCAAACTCGTGCCGTTGACGATGGGGAACGTCCTCGCGTCGGCGACGGCGTCGGCGTTCCGACTGGGCGTCCTTCCGGACGACCGCTACCTCGCGACGCTCTCACTCCACCACACCGGCGGGATTATGCCGCTGTACCGGGCGGCGCTGTACGGCACGAGCGTCGTTCTCCGGCGGAAGTTCGACGCGGGCGCGGCGGTCGACGACATCCGACGCTACGAGGCGACGGGCGTCTCGCTCGTGCCGACGATGCTCAAGCGGATGCTCGACGCACGCGGAACGCTCCCCGACTCACTTCGAACCGTGTTGCTCGGCGGTGCGCCCGCCCCCGACGCACTCATCGAGCGGTGCCGCAACTACTCGGTCCCCGTCCACCCGACGTGGGGGATGACCGAGGCGGCCTCGCAACTCGCGACCGCGCCTCCCGACGAGGCGTTCGCACAGGTCGGCACCGTCGGCAGACCGCTGTTGTGGGTCGACGTGGCCGTCTGTGATGCCGACGGAACGCCCCTGCCGACGGGCGAAACGGGCGAACTCGTCGTCGCTGGTCCGGCCATCGCCGACGCCTACTACGACGACCCCGAGGCGACCGCCGCGGCGTTCACCGATGGCGGCGCACTCCGGACTGGCGACGTGGGCTATCGCGACGAAGACGGCTTCATCTACCTGTTGAACCGTCTCGACGACCGGATCATCACCGGCGGCGAGAACGTCGAACCCGGCGAAGTCGCCGCGACCTTGCGCGAACACGCGGGCATCGCGGAGGCCGTCGTTGTCGGCATCCCCGACGAGGAGTGGGGCGAACGCGTCGCCGCGATGGTGGTCGCCGACGACCCCGACCTCACGACCGAGGACGTAGAGGCGTTCTGCCGGGAACGGCTTGCGGGGTTCAAGATACCGCGAACCATCGCGTTCGCAGACGAACTCCCGCGGACGGTGTCTGGAACGGTTCGGCGCCCCGAGGTTCGCGACCGACTCGTGGCCGCACAGAGCGACGACGCGACAGCGACTGCCGACGTTCGCGACGACGGCCAACCGGCCGACATCGACCCGAGTGGAATCGAAGAAACCGACGCACAGGAGGCGGTCGCGGAGGAGACGGACGCGGAGGAGGTGGACGCGAAGGAGACGGACGCGGAGGAGGTGGACGCGAAGGAGACGGACGCGCAGGAAGCCGAGGCGGCGGCGCAGGAGGCGGAAGTCGAACAGGAGGCGAACGTCGACCCAGGTGCTGGCTCCGACCTCGGATCTGAGACAGTCGACGAAGCCGACATCGCAGTCGACGCGGAGGCTGATGCGGAGGTAGACCCGTCGTCGGACGACAGCGACTCCGAGGGGTCCGAGTCGACCCCGGAGATGACAGCCGAGGACGTAGACGAGTCCGTCTCTCTCGACGAGGAGGAAGCAGACGACAGTGAGGCCGTTGGCGATGAGGACGGCGAGAGCGACGAAGACGACGAAGAGTAA
- the mce gene encoding methylmalonyl-CoA epimerase yields MHLDHAGVATDDAAGLAALYVDLLDCDIVHEEEFDGMAVVFLDVGDSYLELLEPLDDEGAIARYLDRNGPGIHHLAFATDDAAAALDRAREMNIELIDEEPRPGAWGHQVAFLHPRDTGGVLVEFVEH; encoded by the coding sequence GTGCACCTCGATCACGCCGGCGTCGCCACCGACGACGCCGCCGGACTCGCCGCGTTGTACGTCGACCTCCTCGACTGCGATATCGTCCACGAAGAGGAGTTCGACGGGATGGCCGTCGTCTTTCTCGATGTGGGTGACTCGTATCTCGAACTGCTGGAACCGCTCGACGACGAGGGCGCCATCGCCCGATACCTCGACCGCAACGGGCCCGGGATCCATCACCTCGCGTTCGCAACCGACGACGCGGCGGCGGCGCTCGACCGCGCCCGGGAGATGAACATCGAACTGATCGACGAGGAGCCACGGCCCGGCGCGTGGGGCCACCAGGTTGCGTTCCTCCACCCGCGCGACACCGGCGGCGTCCTCGTCGAGTTCGTCGAACACTGA
- a CDS encoding acyl-CoA mutase large subunit family protein, with translation MFDPDDLEAIREGKQEWEEETLSSTLDRFGERKEEFTTDTGGQDVKRLYTPADVDDLDYDEDLGFPGEEPYTRGVYPTMHRGRLWTMRQYAGMGTAAETNERFQYLIDQGSSGLSMAFDLPTQMGYDSDAAMAAGEVGKSGVAIDSLEDFERVFDDIPLDEVSTSMTINAPAAVLLAMYVAVGDRQDVDRAELRGTIQNDIMKEYIARNLYIYPPEPSMRLITDIFAFCADETPNFNTISISGYHIREAGSTAAQEIAFTLGNGIEYVQAAVDAGLDVDEFAPQLSFFFNAHNNILEEVAKFRAARRMWAKIMEERFGAQNPKSKQLKFHTQTAGSMLTAQQIENNVVRVGYQALAAVLGGTQSLHTNGKDEALSLPTEKSVRTALRTQQILAHESGAADTIDPLAGSYYVESLTDGIEEEAFDILEEVDRRGGMLDAVKNQWVQRQIQDTAFERQREIEEGERIIVGVNEYQIEDDDPQMDLEDVSEEEEQAQIDRVEQLRDDRDSEAVEDALAGLRDACQGEANVMPHIVDAVKAYATVGEICDVMREEFGEYKPGQ, from the coding sequence ATGTTCGACCCGGACGACCTCGAAGCCATCCGCGAGGGCAAACAGGAGTGGGAGGAGGAGACCCTCTCCTCGACGCTCGACCGGTTCGGGGAACGGAAGGAGGAGTTCACGACCGACACGGGGGGACAGGACGTGAAACGACTGTACACGCCTGCCGACGTCGACGACCTCGACTACGACGAAGACCTCGGCTTCCCCGGCGAAGAACCGTACACACGGGGCGTCTACCCGACGATGCACCGCGGCCGACTGTGGACGATGCGGCAGTACGCGGGGATGGGCACCGCCGCGGAGACGAACGAGCGGTTCCAGTACCTCATCGACCAGGGGTCGTCGGGCCTGTCGATGGCGTTCGACCTGCCCACGCAGATGGGGTACGACTCCGACGCCGCGATGGCCGCCGGTGAGGTGGGGAAATCGGGCGTCGCCATCGACTCACTGGAGGACTTCGAGCGCGTCTTCGACGACATTCCGCTGGACGAGGTGTCCACCTCGATGACCATCAACGCCCCTGCCGCAGTCCTGCTGGCGATGTACGTCGCCGTCGGTGACCGGCAGGACGTCGACCGGGCGGAACTGCGGGGCACCATCCAGAACGACATTATGAAAGAGTACATCGCGCGGAACCTCTACATCTACCCGCCGGAGCCGTCGATGCGGCTGATCACGGACATCTTCGCGTTCTGCGCCGATGAGACGCCAAACTTCAACACCATCTCAATCTCCGGCTACCACATTCGCGAGGCCGGGTCGACGGCGGCACAGGAAATCGCGTTCACCCTCGGCAACGGCATCGAGTACGTGCAGGCGGCCGTCGACGCCGGTCTCGACGTCGACGAGTTCGCGCCCCAGTTGTCGTTCTTCTTCAACGCCCACAACAACATCTTAGAGGAGGTGGCGAAGTTCCGCGCTGCCCGCCGGATGTGGGCGAAGATTATGGAAGAGCGCTTCGGCGCACAGAATCCCAAGTCGAAGCAGTTGAAGTTCCACACGCAGACCGCGGGGTCGATGCTCACCGCCCAGCAGATCGAGAACAACGTCGTTCGCGTCGGCTATCAGGCGCTCGCGGCGGTGCTGGGGGGAACGCAGTCGCTCCACACGAACGGCAAAGACGAGGCGCTGTCGCTGCCGACGGAGAAGTCCGTCCGCACGGCGCTCCGTACCCAGCAGATCCTCGCCCACGAGTCCGGGGCCGCCGACACCATCGACCCCCTCGCCGGGAGTTACTACGTCGAGAGCCTCACCGACGGCATCGAGGAGGAGGCGTTCGACATTCTGGAGGAGGTCGACCGCCGCGGCGGGATGCTCGACGCCGTGAAGAACCAGTGGGTCCAGCGGCAGATCCAGGATACAGCGTTCGAGCGACAGCGTGAGATCGAGGAGGGCGAGCGGATCATCGTCGGCGTCAACGAGTACCAGATCGAAGACGACGACCCGCAGATGGACCTCGAAGACGTCTCCGAGGAGGAAGAGCAGGCACAGATCGACCGGGTCGAACAGTTGCGCGACGACCGCGACTCCGAGGCTGTCGAGGACGCACTCGCCGGTCTTCGCGACGCCTGCCAAGGCGAGGCGAACGTGATGCCCCACATCGTCGACGCGGTCAAGGCGTACGCGACGGTCGGCGAGATCTGTGACGTGATGCGCGAGGAGTTCGGCGAGTACAAGCCGGGACAGTAG
- a CDS encoding transporter: MQLAPLQAALTAAYVFHTLFAGLWVGAVVLAAWKVVPLAVDGDVTPELLGSVTSGVSTITRVGALVFLATGGHMAATVYGAEGLFMPPRGHVVLTMLALWVVMTGLVEVGGSKIRSALDEGKVRTAARNGGTFYKAAAGVGLVLLLLGGYLAA; encoded by the coding sequence ATGCAACTCGCTCCGTTACAGGCCGCGCTCACCGCGGCGTACGTATTCCACACGCTGTTTGCCGGCCTCTGGGTCGGTGCTGTCGTTCTCGCCGCGTGGAAGGTCGTCCCCCTGGCCGTCGACGGCGACGTGACTCCCGAACTGCTCGGAAGCGTCACGTCCGGCGTCTCCACTATCACTCGCGTCGGTGCCCTCGTCTTCCTCGCGACGGGAGGGCATATGGCCGCGACCGTCTACGGCGCGGAAGGGCTGTTTATGCCGCCGCGTGGCCACGTCGTGCTCACGATGTTGGCGCTGTGGGTCGTGATGACCGGCCTCGTCGAGGTCGGCGGCAGTAAGATCCGATCTGCGCTCGACGAGGGGAAGGTTCGGACCGCCGCCCGCAACGGCGGGACGTTCTACAAGGCCGCCGCTGGCGTCGGTCTTGTCTTGCTCCTCCTCGGCGGCTACCTCGCCGCCTGA
- a CDS encoding O-methyltransferase, translating to MVLSDDVSRFVRAAGPDHTDVQERMAAFAREHDFPNIGPESGAVLRLLARLTDADTVFEFGSGFGYSASWFLRGGAQRVILTEFDADELDKGREFLADAGLADRCVFEEGDAMETVERYDGPFDVVLIDHQKERYADAFHAARDKLAPGGVVAADNIMRGPIDFDALLAYLEGDAEALDHENDQTQGIADYLDAVRADDAFETTILPVGSGLAVSTRVE from the coding sequence ATGGTTCTCTCCGACGACGTGTCGCGGTTCGTCCGCGCCGCCGGCCCCGACCACACGGACGTACAAGAGCGGATGGCAGCGTTCGCCCGAGAACACGACTTCCCGAACATCGGCCCCGAATCGGGCGCGGTCCTCCGACTGCTCGCGCGACTCACCGACGCCGACACCGTCTTCGAATTCGGGTCGGGATTCGGATACTCGGCGTCGTGGTTCCTCCGCGGCGGCGCACAGCGAGTGATCCTCACCGAATTCGACGCCGACGAACTCGACAAGGGACGGGAGTTTCTGGCCGACGCCGGCCTCGCTGACCGCTGTGTCTTCGAGGAAGGCGACGCGATGGAGACGGTCGAGCGATACGACGGCCCGTTCGACGTGGTGCTCATCGACCACCAGAAGGAGCGGTACGCCGACGCGTTCCACGCCGCCCGCGACAAACTCGCGCCCGGCGGCGTCGTCGCCGCGGACAACATTATGCGCGGACCAATCGACTTCGACGCGCTCCTCGCGTACCTCGAAGGCGACGCCGAGGCCCTCGACCACGAGAACGACCAGACACAGGGGATCGCCGACTACCTCGACGCCGTCCGCGCGGACGACGCATTCGAGACGACGATTCTGCCCGTCGGGTCGGGACTCGCGGTGAGTACGCGCGTGGAGTAG
- a CDS encoding 2-keto-4-pentenoate hydratase → MTTPADDLAAALATAHETATAVDPTTVPTVDSVAAGYRVQERLVERLQTTRGAPVGYKIGFTNDRVRRDLGVDEPGYGRLLADTVSSSPTAVSADRFVDVRVEPELAFRLGSDLSAGSTRRDAREAVSAVVPAIELVDSRTGWTFDAALAVADNSLDAGLVVGDDVDPAGIALADESVTLRIEGSPVDSGVGADVLGHPLAALTWLADEVGGLAAGTLVTTGSLTEPVAVEAGESVVAAFASLGTVELRIE, encoded by the coding sequence ATGACGACGCCGGCGGACGACCTCGCCGCGGCGCTGGCGACCGCCCACGAGACGGCGACGGCGGTCGACCCGACGACAGTTCCCACCGTCGACTCGGTGGCAGCGGGGTATCGCGTGCAGGAGCGACTCGTCGAGCGACTCCAGACGACTCGCGGCGCTCCAGTCGGCTACAAGATCGGCTTCACGAACGACCGCGTCCGCCGAGACCTCGGGGTCGACGAACCGGGATACGGTAGACTGTTGGCCGACACGGTGTCTTCGTCGCCGACGGCCGTCTCTGCGGATCGCTTCGTCGACGTGCGCGTCGAACCCGAACTCGCCTTCCGTCTCGGGTCCGACCTCTCCGCAGGATCGACACGCAGAGACGCCCGCGAAGCGGTCTCGGCGGTCGTCCCGGCGATAGAACTCGTCGACAGCCGAACCGGGTGGACGTTCGACGCGGCGCTGGCCGTCGCCGACAACTCACTCGACGCCGGACTCGTCGTCGGCGACGACGTCGACCCCGCGGGAATCGCACTCGCCGACGAGTCGGTCACGCTCCGTATCGAGGGTTCGCCGGTCGATTCGGGCGTCGGCGCGGACGTACTCGGGCATCCGCTCGCGGCGCTCACGTGGCTCGCCGACGAGGTAGGAGGACTCGCAGCGGGCACGCTCGTCACGACCGGGTCGCTGACAGAACCAGTCGCCGTCGAGGCGGGCGAGTCGGTCGTCGCCGCGTTCGCGTCGCTGGGGACGGTCGAACTCCGCATCGAGTAG